In Calditerricola satsumensis, the DNA window CACGCCGCCGTCGCCGTACTTGGTGAAGTACCCGGTGTACACCTCGGCGGCGTTGTCGGTTCCGACCACGAGGTAGTTGAGGGTGTTGGCCACCGCATACAGCGTGCACATGCGCAGCCGCGCGCGCAGGTTGCCGTCGGCCGTGCGCGTTGGCGTGTTTTCGTCGACGAGGCCGGCCGCGCGCAGCTCCTGCTGCACGGCGGAAAACAGGGTCTCGTGCACCGCCGAAAGGTCCACTTCCAGGTGGCGAATGCCGCAGGCCTCGACCACCTTCAGAGCGTACTCCCGGTCGACGGGGTTTGACTTGCAGGGCATGATCAGCCCCAGCGAGGCGTCGGGACAGGCCCGCTTGACAAGAAAGGCGGTGAGCGCCGAGTCGACCCCGCCGCTGATGCCCACCACCAGGCCCTTCGCCCCGGTAAACTTTACCTGCTGCCGCAGCCACTCGACCACAAAATCGACTTTTTGCGCGAGGTTCATGCTCCGCTCCCCTTTTCCGGTCGTTGCTTCACCCCGATTGTATCACAGGTGGCGGGGCGGCTGAACCTCTCCTGTCCAGAGGCGGAACAGGTGCGCGAGGCATTCGGCGCGCCTCGACCGAAGTTGCCAGGCGCGGCGCAAAAAGGCGAGGGATCGGGACGGCGAGTAGCCTTTGATCCCGCGCCAGACGCCCAGCGCTTCGCGCATCTCGTCGGACGGGAACCGCAGGAGATAGGGGATGAGCCGGCGCTCGCCCGGATCAAGCGGGCGCACCCGCTCATACGCCGCGGTGGCGACGAGGGCCACATCCGGCCGCCACTGCGCGTCCCACAAGGCGCGGGAGATGAGCTGCACGAGGTCGCCGGCCTGCCAATCGGTGCCCGAGGCGT includes these proteins:
- the nadE gene encoding NAD(+) synthase: MNLAQKVDFVVEWLRQQVKFTGAKGLVVGISGGVDSALTAFLVKRACPDASLGLIMPCKSNPVDREYALKVVEACGIRHLEVDLSAVHETLFSAVQQELRAAGLVDENTPTRTADGNLRARLRMCTLYAVANTLNYLVVGTDNAAEVYTGYFTKYGDGGVDILPIANLRKREVREWARFVGVPEEVIRRAPTAGLWEGQTDEAEMGVTYDAIDDFLDGKPVSDRDREIILILHKRTAHKRQLPPSPPRL